One Glycine max cultivar Williams 82 chromosome 1, Glycine_max_v4.0, whole genome shotgun sequence genomic window, TATTGACAAGTACTCCAAAGTTACTTGGTGGAGATTTCTCTGCTTCCCTTGTTACCAGTGCAAGCTTAAGGCCAGTGAGGATGCTCTGACGAGACACACAACTACGATTGAGCCGGTTCACATTAGGCTCGGAATGATGGAGATCCAGTCCGGCATCAAAATCATTCTCCAGACTCTGCTCATGTCAGGGAAGGAGAATATTGGCGGAGCAATCGAAGAACCAGAGTGCATTGGAATGGAACAACATTTGAACAAGTTGAAAATTGAACTGCTCAAGGATGGCATGTCGGTCCTTGTATTGACTGGTTTGCCTGGATCCGGCAAAACCACACTGGCTAAGAAGATCTGTTGGGACACTGACATCAAAGGTAAACTGTCGAaatgttttatgtttaagtATAAAATTGAGTTTAGAGCGATTCTCGTTGGTTTAGAAATAGGAAATtactgggttttttttttttattagtttattagttttatCAGAAATGTTAGTTGAGGGATTGGAACCTTATAACTCCTAAAGCTAATGTACTGTATTTTGCTTTGACTTCTAGGCAAGTTCGGGGTAAACATATTTGTCACAGTCTCCAAAACACCCAACTTGAAGAGCATTGTAGGGACAGTGTTTCATGGCTGTAGACGTCCGGTGCCGGAGTTTCAAAGTGATGACGATGCAATTAACCGATTAAGTGCTCTGCTGCTGAGTGTGGGGGGAAATGATAAAAATCCAATATTATTGGTCTTGGATGATGTTTGGCCTGGCTCAGAAGCCCTTGTTGATAAGTTTACAGTCCAAATACCTTATTATAAGATCTTGGTGACTTCAAGGGTTGCATATCCAAGATTTGGCACCAAGATTTTGTTGGGTCAACTTGATCACAATCAAGCAGTGGCCCTTTTCGCTCACTATGCTAAACTAAATGACAATAGCCCATACATGCCTGAAGAAGATCTTTTACACGAGGTGCTTACTCTTTTAATTGATCACAATCGAACAGCCTTTTATCTTATTCACTGATTTGCTCTGAAACTAATATTGCAGATCGTGAGACGTTGTATGGGTTCACCATTGGTGCTTAAGGTCACTGCCGGATCACTCTGTGGGCAGccttttgagatgtgggaaaaAAAGAAGGATCGTTTACAAAATCAATCCAAAATGGAATTTAGTCAAACTGATTTGTTTTGTCATCTTCAACAAAGTTTAGATGCGTTGGAGGATGAGTTCCACATCAACGAAAAGGTGTGCTTCATGGATCTAGGGCTTTTCCCTGAAGACCAAAGGATCCCTGTTCCTGCCCTCATTGATATGTGGGCAGAACTGTATCAACTTAATAACGATGGTAGCAAGGCAATGGCCATCATCCATTATTTAACCACCAggaatttgattaatttcataGTTACAAGGTACTACTTGGCAtcctccctctccctctccctgtTGTTTGTTTAATGTTTgattaatttcatatatatgtGTTCGCACACGCTGAGATAAAATTAGTGGTTTAAATTCACCAAGTAAAGAATGCATGGATATATATGGAGCAAAAAGGTAAAGTTGTTCATCTTGTTGACATTTTGGTTCTTCCCTGGTTGTCTAGGAAAGTTGCAAAGGATGAAGACAAGTACTACAATAACCACTTTGTAATTCTACATGATCTCCTTAGAGAGTTAGCAATCCGTCAAAGCACAGAGAAACCATTTGAACAAGACAGACTGATTATTGACATAACGGGAAATGATTTTCCTGAATGGTGGGTGGGAGAAAATCAGCAAGGAACCATCGGCCAAATGTTCCCATGTTTCTCCAGAATGATAAGACAGAAACAGCTAAAGGTTGCTGCCCGCATATTGTGTATTTCAACTGGTATGTATGTTTCTTTTCTGTCCAAATTATACACAAATGAGAAATTGGAAAAAGTAATATAAGTTCATTTGACTGTATTATCCTTTTGCTCTGTTAATGATTTAAGGTGCTCTCATTCTACTTAATTGAGATACAAGAGTAAAGGTGGAAACAAGAAAAGTAATTAACGCCTTCTTAGTTGTATATAGTGacatattttgaataattatttttttaaaagtcacaATTACTTTGAAAACGGAGGGACAAATAAGAAATACACTTGTGTTTTGTCACACTTCATCTTCCATTGTTGATGTCAAATATGATGTTTTTGCAGATGAAACGTTTAATTCAGATTGGCGTGACATGAAACCTTACAACACTGAGGTTCTGATTTTAAATCTTCACTCTAGCCAATACTCATTACCGTGTTTTACAAAGAAGATGAAAAAACTTAAAGTTCTGATAGTTACAAATTATGGTTTTCATCGTTCTGAGATAAAGAAGTTTGAGCTGCTTGGTTCTTTATCTAACTTGAAAAGAATCAGATTGGAAAAGGTTTCAGTCCCTTCCCTCTGCGAATTGAAGAATTTGCAAAAATTGTCTCTTCGTATGTGTAATACAAGGCAGGCTTTTGAAAACTGTTCTATCCAAATCTCAAATGCAATGCCATGTCTTGAGGAAATGAGCATTGACTATTGCAATGATTTGATTACATTACCTGATGGACTGTGTGAGATTAGCCCATTGAAGAAACTTAGTATCACTAACTGCCACAAACTTTCTGCACTGCCACAAGGTATTGGAAAACTGGAGAATCTGGAAGTGCTAAGGCTATGTTCCTGCTCTGATTTGCTAGAGATGCCAAATTCTTTTGAAGGGCTTAACAAGCTAAGCTGTCTTGACATCTCAGACTGTGTAAGTCTTACCAAATTACCAGATGATATTGGTGAGTTGAAGAAGCTTAAGAAGCTATACATGAAGGGTTCAAAACTGGGTGAATTACCATACTCCGTCCATAAGTTTGAACAATTTAAGCATGAAATAAATGTGATCTGTGACGAAGAAACGGTTACCTTATGGGAAAATTTTCGTGCCTTTCCCAATTTGAAGATAGAGATATTTAGAGAGGACATTGACTTGAATTGGCTTCATGGAGTTCATTCCTGAGACTTGTTTCCTGAAATTGATTGTGACTCAGCATCATGTTGGGATTGGAGAACGATGTTCGTCTAGTGAAAAACACGAGTTTGTGTTAGCATCAATGTGGAATGTGTTGAAAGAACATTCATGTGTTATTTTAGCATGGTCATTTATACTTTTTGTTATCAAGTAGAGCAATATTTTCTCgtttgtttgaaaaaataaaaaagggagatTGTCGTGTATGAcatcttattttataattaactttgGCATATATCTGCAGAACCTTACCAAAGTGTTtactacaaataaataaaaatgacacGGTCATGATTGCATGATACCCCAGGTAAAGTCCTCAATGAGGTTAAGGACATCGTTTGTATTTTGTTACATTTGCAAGGGTTTTTGAGAtctattattctattttaatttttttttctttaatcctCCAATTTATTaggagaaataaattttaattaattcaaagatCGGTCGGAAAATAAGTAAAGtctattgaaaaattatttataatttgtaatttttgtccttctattttttttagttcttatgttttaagaaaattatgttcaattgttaattttatatacgtttattccttttatatgttaattaattaaattactttttataatatctcaaatgaatatgttaaatttaggatttgattggaataaaataaaaaaaataaaacaaatgcaacattgagaattgaaaagaaaactaaaattgcaaaaaaaaaaatgaagacggTCTAAACTATTTTACAACTATTATGTttgataagtttattaacttttataataattatatttttaggtttacaataattatcttaaaaattatttctattttgatttgtaatttaatgaaaatataaattgcaTAGTTTTTTCTGATAAAATTATTCAccatacattaattattattcaagatataatatcgtaaatttggattttctataaaaaaaaatgttttaagacCAATTTTAGAATGGATCACCGGATTGGTCATCCATCATAAATTAGGTAGTGTATTAGTGTTTGGGTTGATTATAATTAGATATATTtgagattaaaattttataagtttgtgtgagtctcatatttttatattctactttaatttaaatattttatctttttatctcAATTAATCTTTACATCTCTTTCATTCCTTTTAACTAAAAAGATCTTCATATTTACAAACTTTTACCCTAGTTTAATAAGTTAATGTCTCCTTATTTATGTGAAATtctaagataaataattaaatttacttgTAAAAACATGAAACGCTGACAAATTGATCCTTCATAAATGAATGATctataaatctaaaaaaaatacaataaatatatcatgtaaataatttaatgataaactAATTCTTAAACTTTACAACTTAATATCAAATtgagcataaaaaatataatttattattaaattgattcttaaatattataatgaaCGTTTGGTTTgtcattagaaattttattttgagcTGAACCAACTTTAAATATCTTTTGTAttgaatcaaaaaaattatattgagttTTACTCTTAACTTAATTCTATAATAAAACattcaaacataaatcatatcactttcaaattaattttaatcaaatcaatttcataaaattaatttaatttaaaattaattttatcaatttcattcaaactcatactttaagaataaaataatctcATAAATATAACctgattaatttatcatattttttacatgttcaaaaattaaatttatatttttaatctttcaataTCAATTTACCACCACATCACATAATTTtcatcacaaatttaattatttatcgaAAGTTTTATCATAGTTTATTCCTTAACGAGAGTTATTCATTCAAACACGAAAATCCTTCCATTCCTGTTTCCTGTAAGTAGCTGGGCAAAGAGGACGAAGATGTGTATTTGGTTTAGCTAAAGTTAATAGATACTATAAATTAAACACAGCGAAAGACCAAAAGCAACAACGAAAAATCGCGTTTGGCGATCGATAACAGCTTCCTCACACTTCATTACAACTTCGATTTCATCGTTACTCGTTTTGATTCCACACAACACAAAAGTTGCATCCATTGCTGTTGTGTTCGGCTTCGATTCGAGAAAAGTTCGGATTTTTGTCATCTGGGCGTGGTTAGTGATGGAAGATCTGTTCAGTGGAGGTGCTGTGGGAGCAGTGATGGGGGAGTTACTGAAAGGGGCTATTGCGACCATAAACAAAGGTCGAGACTTCAGACCCACCCTCGAGAGCAACATAGAAACCTTAAACTCTCTGGCTCCTCAAGTGGAGGAGATGAAGCGTTACAACAAGATGCTGGATCGCCCCATAGAGGAGATAGAGAGGTTGGAGTCTCAAATGCGAGCTGGCGAAGAGCTTGTTCGCAAGTGCTCCAAATTCGGTCGCTGGAGAATGCTCTCTTTCCCGTATTACCAGAGCAAGCTTCGGAGCAAGGACGAGGCTTTGAAGAGGCACTTTTCGGTGAACGTTTCGGCGGAGAACAAGAGGGACTTGATGGAGATCGTGGCCAGTGTGAGACAGATTCTGGATATTCTGTCCAAGAAGGAGGGTTTTGGGCATTCGTTCCATTTAAGGGGTCTAAGTGGGGCCCCCCAAGAACCGGAGTGTGTGGGAATGGATGTGCCTATGAGCAAGTTGAGGATTGACTTGCTCAAGGATGGTGTGTCCGTTCTTGTCTTGACTGGTTTGGGGGGATCGGGGAAAAGCACGTTGGCTAAGAAGATCTGTTGGGACCCTCAAGTCAAAGGTAACTCTTCCCTCTCTTCTTCTCATTCCTCAGCATAAGATTTTGTTTCAATTGCTCATTTGGTGCATAATCTTGACGCTTTAGTCATTACGCTAATTACCTGTTTGGATACAAGCTATAAGTGCTTTTGAGAGCTTCTCTACTGGAAAAAGCTCTTTAATTCCAATAGAGAAGCTCTCAAAAGCTGTCAAAAGGACTTTAGCCTTGTATCCAAACTACTCGTTTTAGCTCTTCATATGCACTTTTTAATCCATTTTAGTTACGATAAAGACTAAAACAGATTAACGAGTAATTACTAAATGTAGAAACTAAAACATAAAGATTGTACAAGTATAGCGACCAAACGAGTCATTATCTTGGTCATCGTATGATATGTTATTAATCTGAATTATTACTCTTTTAGTGAAATCACTAGCTCGTATAGTGAGTTATGTATGGCATGCATTGTGGAATAGTATTTCAGATTCTCGTTGGTTTAGAAAGCTGTTTTGTTTTGACTAGGCAAGTTTGGGGGAAACGTCTTCTTTGTCACCGTCTCAAAGACACCCAACTTGAAGAACATTGTAGAGACACTGTTTGAACACTGTGGTTGTCCGGTGCCTAAGTTTCAAAGCGATGAAGATGCAATCAATCGATTGGGATTTCTGCTGAGGCTTGTTGGGAAAAATCCAATATTGTTGGTCTTGGATGATGTTTGGCCTAGCTCAGAAGCTCTTGTTGAGAAGTTTAAACTAGACATACCTGATTACAAGATTTTGGTGACTTCAAGGGTTTCATTTCCTAGATTTGGCACTCCATGCCAGTTGGATAAACTTGATCATGATCATGCGGTCGCCCTTTTCTGTCACTTTGCACAGCTGAATGGCAAGAGCTCATACATGCCTGATGAAAATCTTGTCCACGAGGTACACCTTTTACTTCTCCAAAATCATTCACCCCAGTTAGACATGATTATATATAGCAATACAgaaaatttatgtttgtttgtcATGTTCATCCTTGCGCATTAGGATACGAACAGCTTAGTTACCTGAGCCTTTTATCTTATTGTTCACTGATTTTACTATGTTGCACTGAAATTAATGCAGATTGTGAGAGGTTGTAAGGGTTCACCATTGGCGCTTAAGGTCACCGCAGGGTCACTCTGTCAGCAGCCTTATGAGGTGTGGCAAAATATGAAGGATTGTTTGCAAAGTCAATCCATTCTGCTGGAGTCTAGTAGTTCTGATTTGCTTTTTCGTCTTCAACAAAGTTTAGATATATTGGAGGATAAGTTCAAAATCAACGAAAAGGTGTGCTTCGAGGATCTGGGGCTATTTCCTGAAGATCAAAGGATCCCTGTTGCTGCCCTTATTGATATGTGGTCAGAACTGCATAACCTTGACGAAAATGGTAGGAATGCAATGACCATCGTCCATGATCTAACCATCAGGAATTTGATTAATGTCATAGTTACAAGGTATATATGGCTTCTCCCTGTTGGTCACATTAAATGCTTGATTTAATTTAGACTTAATTGCAAAAAGAGTCCTCCTATTTTTCTCATTTCACTAAATCGGtcctcctattttttaattcactatcGAAGTCCtcctatttttcaaaattcactatCTGAGTCCCCGGAGGAAAAATTGAACGTTGACCGTTAACTTTTTTTACGGTCTCATTTTCTCGTTGTTCAATTTGAATTCGTGTTGCTGATTTTGGGAATTAGAGATTTTTGGTAATGTGAAGGTTAGGGATTTTGGGTGGATGAAGTTTACGATTTGGGGTTGGAGTATGAGACACATGGATTAAAGAATTCAgttaataacatttaattaatttttttttccaaaataccCTTCATATTAGTACTTGTAGAAGAGGAATAAATGATTCATGggaaacaatattttattaaatgaagaaCATAATAggaatattatcattaaatgagataaaagttagttagtatttgtttatatttagatccaattttttttttcttttgcttatatttaggTCCGGAGTAGTATGATGGAATAACAATAATTGCTGATCCAATGCATTAATTGGGCGGATTAGTTGCATTTATGCACGGACAGATAGGATGGTTAGTGCATGAAGTAATGTAAGTTTAAAACGTTATAACTTCAGCAGAGTTCATAAACTTAGTAGTTAGTACATGCATGAGACGTTTTGGGATAAATTTagtagtttaaattcaagaagaATGCAGGGTGTGTAACTTTTTGCTTGTCATTATGaagcaaagaaataaaattgttcATCTTGTGGTCCAGGAAAGTAGCAAAGGATGCAGACATGTACTACAATAACCATTTCGTTATGCTGCATGATCTCCTTAGAGAGCTAGCAATCCGTCAAAGCGAAGaaaaaccatttgaacagaGAGAAAGACTGATTATTGACTTAAGTGGAGATAATCGTCCTGAATGGTGGGTAGGACAGAATCAGCAAGGAATCATTGGCCGTACTTTTTCATTCATCCTCGGAACGTCGTATAGACAGAAACAACTAAGGGTTGCTGCTCGCATATTATCTATTTCAACTggtttgtttctctctctccaaaTTTTAGGGAATGCACATACACAAATGATTAAGAAAGTCAATAAACGTACCCTTTAACTATTCTCAacgattaaaaaattaaatttcgcAACTGTTTTGGAAATGTATGGACTAATAAGAAATACTCCTGCGCTGTGCCATACTTCATCTTCCACTGTTGATGTCAAATATGTTGCCTCTGCAGATGAAACGTTTACTTCAGATTGGTGTGACATGCTACCTGATGAAGCTGAGGTTCTAGTTTTAAATCTTAACTCTAGCCAGTACCCATTACCGAAGTTCACAGAAAATATGAGCAAACTTAAAGTTCTGATAGTCACAAATTATGGTTTCCATCGTTCAGAATTAAACAATTTTGAGCTACTTGGTTCTTTATCTAACTTGAAAAGAATCAGATTGGAAAAGGTTTCAGTCCCTTCCCTCTGCATATTGAAGAATCTGCGAAAATTGTCCCTTCATATGTGTAATACAAGGCAGGCTTTTGAAAACTGTTCTATCCAAATCTCAGATGCAATGCCAAATCTTGTGGAGATGAGCATTGACTATTGTAATGATCTGGTTAAATTGCCCGATGGGCTGAGTAACATCACCCCATTGAAGAAGCTTAGTATCACTAACTGTCACAGGCTATCTGCATTGCCACAAGATATTGCGAAGCTGGAGAATTTGGAAGTGCTAAGGCTATGTTCTTGCTCTGATTTGGTAGAGATGCCAGATTCTGTTAAAGGGCTTAACAAGCTAAGCTGTCTTGACATCTCAGATTGTGTAAGTCTGTCCAGATTACCAGATGACATTGGTGAGTTGAAGAAGCTTGAGAAGCTCTACTTGAAGGGTTGCTCAAAACTGAGTGAATTGCCGTACTCCGTCATTAATTTTGGAAATTTAAAGCATGAAATATATGTGATCTGTGACGAAGAAATGGCTGCCTTGTGGGAAAGTTTCCCTACCATTCCCAAGTTGAAGATAGAGATATCTTCAATGGAGATTAACTTAAATTGGCTTCCAGGAGTTCATTCCTGAAACTTGTTTCTTGAAATTGATGGTGACTTAGAATCATGTTGAAACTGGAAAATAATGTTCATGTAGTGAATAAAGTAGGAGTTTGTATCAGTGAATTTGTAGATATAACACGTCAATGTGGCCTGAAAGAACACTTCATGTGTAATTTTAGCatgttcatttttatatttgtgattAACTACGCAATATATTCTCGTttatttgaagaagaaaaaaaggagattgcctataattaattttggtagATATTCGCGGAAccaaagtatttattttatatataataaataaaaaatgacatggTCATGATAACATGATACACCATGTAAGGGATACCTAAATGTGGTTATCAAGGGTATCTTATGTGTTTTGTTGCTTTTGCAACAGTTATCGAGACCTATTCTTCCATTGCAGCTTCATTAGTCCCCCACAAAATTGCATAAATATTAGTGGATGAGTTGAATTTGACATTGGCTTGCAAGTGTCCGACTAATGTGGAGAAGTCATTCTCATTTTTATGTTGGAAAGCCAATATATTCACCGTATTTGAAAGGAGACGAATAACGGTTCTTCAATATAATTGTTTGCAGAGGGTAAGATTCATTGGAAAACGTTTCAAGATAATCATCACAATTCAGAAATTAAACGctacaaaaatttaataatgaaaatggACTAGGGAAACAGTTCAAATAGTTTATTCAAGTTTAAAAAAGTAACACATGATTCTTTATAAGTTCTAATTACTTATTTAACAAGGTTCACTatcaaatttatgaataaacttttatttgataaaataattattaaatatatacttaATGAAACTGGTTATCTAACTGTACCCGAAATTATTCCACACGTAAAGCAAGAGGTTGAATGAAAACATTTTATCATACACATAAAAATACCATTCCGAAGAAGGCAATTTAAGGAATAAAAGGATCGAAATATAACCCACAAGCAACGAGACGATTAATACAGGCTCAGGAAATAAAATTCTAAGGCCGTCCACCCCATTCTAGTACACTATTGTAGAATCTTATCACATCTTTTTTAGTAGCATTCACAGCTTCGTGACTTGCATTGCAGCACAGAAGAGGACAAGAGGTACAACAGTGCCGAAACgaaaatatgcaaaaaataaactgaaatgGTGAACAGGAATGAGATGTTCTAGATCACAGGATAAACACAAGAACTCCTAAAGGAATGGTCACAAGGCTGATGTATATGCAAACAAGAATCCTGACACCAATATAACTGACAAGAGACAACAAAAAGGCTAgtgtatatatatgatataaaacAAGTATTCAACAGGAAAAGAGGAAAGGGTAATTATGATTTCTCAGCCACCAACCCTTCTGAGTCTAAGAATCATGTTCCTTCCCTCGGCAGTTCACGAAGTATACAACATACAAATTAACATGATGAACTTTGTGTATCATCCAATCTTACAGGAAATACGATCTCCACACTTTCTCTTTCCTTGATTAAATTAAGGGAGATTGCCCTGTTGAATATTAAGATGCTGTCCATTCATTATGCTGTCTCTAAAATGCAGACGATG contains:
- the LOC106794124 gene encoding probable disease resistance protein At5g66900 is translated as MTDPLAGAAAGELLKGALEIIRSGYEFRPTLERSRETFDSLSSRVQKIKQLNRNLDSSTEEIDKLEALVRDGKELIDKYSKVTWWRFLCFPCYQCKLKASEDALTRHTTTIEPVHIRLGMMEIQSGIKIILQTLLMSGKENIGGAIEEPECIGMEQHLNKLKIELLKDGMSVLVLTGLPGSGKTTLAKKICWDTDIKGKFGVNIFVTVSKTPNLKSIVGTVFHGCRRPVPEFQSDDDAINRLSALLLSVGGNDKNPILLVLDDVWPGSEALVDKFTVQIPYYKILVTSRVAYPRFGTKILLGQLDHNQAVALFAHYAKLNDNSPYMPEEDLLHEIVRRCMGSPLVLKVTAGSLCGQPFEMWEKKKDRLQNQSKMEFSQTDLFCHLQQSLDALEDEFHINEKVCFMDLGLFPEDQRIPVPALIDMWAELYQLNNDGSKAMAIIHYLTTRNLINFIVTRKVAKDEDKYYNNHFVILHDLLRELAIRQSTEKPFEQDRLIIDITGNDFPEWWVGENQQGTIGQMFPCFSRMIRQKQLKVAARILCISTDETFNSDWRDMKPYNTEVLILNLHSSQYSLPCFTKKMKKLKVLIVTNYGFHRSEIKKFELLGSLSNLKRIRLEKVSVPSLCELKNLQKLSLRMCNTRQAFENCSIQISNAMPCLEEMSIDYCNDLITLPDGLCEISPLKKLSITNCHKLSALPQGIGKLENLEVLRLCSCSDLLEMPNSFEGLNKLSCLDISDCVSLTKLPDDIGELKKLKKLYMKGSKLGELPYSVHKFEQFKHEINVICDEETVTLWENFRAFPNLKIEIFREDIDLNWLHGVHS
- the LOC100792590 gene encoding probable disease resistance protein At5g66900; translated protein: MEDLFSGGAVGAVMGELLKGAIATINKGRDFRPTLESNIETLNSLAPQVEEMKRYNKMLDRPIEEIERLESQMRAGEELVRKCSKFGRWRMLSFPYYQSKLRSKDEALKRHFSVNVSAENKRDLMEIVASVRQILDILSKKEGFGHSFHLRGLSGAPQEPECVGMDVPMSKLRIDLLKDGVSVLVLTGLGGSGKSTLAKKICWDPQVKGKFGGNVFFVTVSKTPNLKNIVETLFEHCGCPVPKFQSDEDAINRLGFLLRLVGKNPILLVLDDVWPSSEALVEKFKLDIPDYKILVTSRVSFPRFGTPCQLDKLDHDHAVALFCHFAQLNGKSSYMPDENLVHEIVRGCKGSPLALKVTAGSLCQQPYEVWQNMKDCLQSQSILLESSSSDLLFRLQQSLDILEDKFKINEKVCFEDLGLFPEDQRIPVAALIDMWSELHNLDENGRNAMTIVHDLTIRNLINVIVTRKVAKDADMYYNNHFVMLHDLLRELAIRQSEEKPFEQRERLIIDLSGDNRPEWWVGQNQQGIIGRTFSFILGTSYRQKQLRVAARILSISTDETFTSDWCDMLPDEAEVLVLNLNSSQYPLPKFTENMSKLKVLIVTNYGFHRSELNNFELLGSLSNLKRIRLEKVSVPSLCILKNLRKLSLHMCNTRQAFENCSIQISDAMPNLVEMSIDYCNDLVKLPDGLSNITPLKKLSITNCHRLSALPQDIAKLENLEVLRLCSCSDLVEMPDSVKGLNKLSCLDISDCVSLSRLPDDIGELKKLEKLYLKGCSKLSELPYSVINFGNLKHEIYVICDEEMAALWESFPTIPKLKIEISSMEINLNWLPGVHS